The window aattcaattagaAGAAACAAAATCACTCCTAAACGTGCGGAGGATCTAGTGTTTGTCCATACTAACTTGAGTCTTCTTTCTAGGAAGACACCAGTTTGATAAAGGAGAGACAAGAATGTGGGATATTGGTGGAGATGCCTTTGAGTCACCGGATGGTGCGAGAATCCTTGAGATTATCCATCTATCTCTTGATGAACCGGAATTGGAGTCGATGATGTTTGtagatgaagatgatgaaaatGAGAAAATGAAATGCTTGAAAATTAAGTACtttggtttgatttgatttgaagtACTAGAAATTGTTTTTGTGATGAATTAATGACTTATCTTATTATGGATGTTTTTTTATGGATCAGAGAATGACTTATTTGTGATTTAGcaagttttttatatatttttatatctaatatataattaattatataaaatttgttaTGTCATGCCGCACCCAGCAGGTGAGAAATTAGATGTATTTTAGgattttttgtcaaattttgtaaTTGACCCATATGttttaaaagattttttttaaaaaaaaaatcctaaacttttaCATATTTTCACCATTAGTCGTGTCCCCTTCGTGTCACCGCCGAGTCCCCGAGTCCGGCACCTCCACGACGACCCCGGAGAAGAGTACGTGCTTCATAGATGTAGTGTTTGGATAAACAACCCATTGAAGTTGAATTTAATGCCCCAGTGATTGCTGGTGAAGAGAAGGAATTTCTGGAGGAGATTCTGAAGGAACTAAAAAAGGAGATCATCCTCCATTCCAGCTGGAAGTCAAGGTGGAAAACAATTTCGACGAGTCTCAAGCAGTGGGAATTTGGGTCGAAGCCATCTTTCCTTTTAAGAACATTTACATACAGTAGAGTTAATGAAGTTGGAGACAATTTCAACCTCTTTCAAAGGCCACGAGATCCTTACTTAACAACAACATGGTCACCGGAGAAGCTTCTATGTGAGAGAAGGGGATTGTGAGAGATTCAAAGGCCAGTTTTTCATGAATGATGCCAACCAGTAACATGCCCTTAGCTTACAAGGACAAGTCAACTTCATTGTATACTGATACAGGTCAGGGTAACCGATTTGGACATAATTTCAGTTTCACACCACCATACACTTTCCCTTTGGTCTCTATTTTCCTTCTTTCTTCACCGTGCAAAAAGACCAGCTCTTTTTAGAACCAAGTTGCATCGATCCTAAGCCTGCATCGTTACAATTGACATACTCACAACTAATGTGAAGCCAGTAAAACTGACATTAGTCAGCGACACAAAACCCATAAACAAAATGGGTTTTTCCAACCTAGAAGAAATAAGTCTGCGTTCTTAGTGGATCCAAATTGGTTCTCTTTGGTCTTCAAGGATGAATAAGCAAAAGAGATTCTATTGTGGTTGACGACTTGGAGGTTGGAGGTAAATCTTTGATATTTTATCTACATTGGAAGCCCACTTAAGCGGAGCTGGTTGTAACAAGGGCATATATGATTGGTTACTGAAAATGACCGGTATAATTTTGGAAACTGGAATAGAATCTTAGGAACTGCATGACTGATGGACTTAAATGACGTAGGAAAATTGCAGGGGACTATTCACCATAATGTAATTATGGTTTTTTTAAGGATATGGTGGGATATAGTAGGATGTGGTGGATTGTTTGAAACTGTGAACAGCTTCTCTGGTTTTGTAGAGAATTTAGCTCTTCTGATTTTGAATCTATCTAGGGAGCAAGAAGGACGTCAAACTACCTGCTGAAtccatcatttatttttccactaTTATGGTTCAACTTTACGCAGTCTTTACAAGTTCAACAATTTCATCACAAGGTTCATTCTAGGACTATAAATGTCTGTAAGCCGGTCTTCATTGCCTAATGAATATACTGCAACCAGCCACGATGTATTGAGTGTGTCTGCACAAATTAATGAGGCTGTAAGGACTCGAACTCTCGGCTGTTTGGTCCAAGAGGCTCTGATActatgtcatggaaccaattgaactaaaagctcgagcttatagttaaggcccaatcatagattttatattaatctctgacggGGCAGATATGTTTTCTATCATTTATGAATTCTTCACCTACAGTCTTGAGGAAAAGACTATTTGAAGGGGTGGGTAATGAAAGAGAATATGCAAATGGAAATGAAGGATAATTTGGGAATAAGGGGAGTCGTGGTTTGGGTGCTTATGCTCAGTCCATTTTATCTTTGATCCTTGTAGTTATTTTCTATTCAATTCTCTTGCCCTTTATATTGAGAAATCTATCAATGAATTTTAGTatttctcctattttttgtATGTTCTGTTTCTATTATTCTGTGTCTATCACCTACAAACTACATAACAGATATAGAGAAACAAATTTGGAATCATATGCGAAAATCTCATATCCAAAATTTCATATATCACATGATAACATTATTGCTTCAACTTAGGATTAAATTTCACAAAAACAATATAATAAACATAAGTAAAGGAAGACCAAAATAAGTAACTAATATCCAGTTACTTACATGCCGGAAGGTTGGAAATGTCAGCAGAAACTGCACAAGGAATCCCCAAGTTTGAAAGAGCTCCCCTTATGATTCCACATGGGAAATAGAGATGCATGCTCATTGCTTGGGCAGCCTTGCTTTCGCCAATGGCAGAAGGATCTTGTGATACTCCTATATCTTCAATCGATGGATCAACTGACATGCGAGCAAGCCATCGAAATTTATTATCTTGCAATACAAAGGTTCCCTGCAAGAAAATCATAAGCGAGATTATGATCTCCATAATTATTTTTAGATCCAATTAAGAACTGAATGGCACACATACCCGATGATTCGTCTTCAAGTTGTCTATCTGCTTCTTGAAAAGCTCAGACCAAAAGTCTTTACATATGAACTTTATTGCCTCTAAATGGTCACTAAACCTTGGTCGCTCCATAGTATACCTAAAAAAGTAAATCTCTGTTAATCCATTCCTCAAACCTAAATTTCTTATTCTTTTCTAGACTTCACAATAACCAAACAGCACCTCAGAATTAGAATTTAGATTTGAAGATCCAATCTAAAGaacatagaataaatattactAAAAACTACCAATACATCATTCTATAAGATATGTAAAAGTAAATCAAACGGAACTATGAAATCAACAAGATGGGAAGAATTAGGGAATTAAAGCTCAAAATTAAAGGATTTGAAAGGTGTTTAAGATTGGTACCGTTCGGCGAGCTGGTGGCCGACCTGATAGCCAATAGCTTCGATACGACGGCCGGCGAGCTCGGGCTTGTTGGCGTCGAAGCGATTGCAGTATGAAGAAACCATCTCGGTGAGTAAGCCATCAATGCAGCTCTCTGAGACCTCTCTTCCCATTTTTCTGTCCCTCGAGAAAGTGAAATGGCCACTGATGATATTGTTCCTCTTTGagagttcttccttttctgggCTAATAAGATTTAAGCCCACTTGTGGTATGGGCCTGGACTGTACATAGAGCCCatataacaataacaataaaataAGTAAACGATTTTGGGATTTTTAGAAAATCATGAtagttataaaattttaatttttatatccTAATACCCTCGGGATGCTTCGGGATTTGAAAAGATAACTCATAAAATAGAAATGATAttatacataaaaaataaaaaaaaataataataaaagggaAAAAGAAATGAATACTTTTATGTTCATTAAAAAGAtacataagaaaataaaaagttcaACAATATATTAATGTTGAATAATGTTTTTCATGTAATACAATTCATTTGTGGAGTAATAAATTTATTCATGATGAATAAAGACGGAGCAACATATGATTGATTTTAAGCTTTAGAAAATGAGTTGTACATGTAGAATGAATAAATATGAGAAATTTAGTAAATaacataataatttattatacttTTGTTAGGTCGTACATCTTAAGTTTGTTCTTATTTTTCAATTTGCATATTATTGAAGCAGTGAATATAAAAATTTGAAACTCATATACGAAACATGTAATTCCAAAGTTAAGTAATGTTTTTCTAATTAATGAATAATTAACACATATCATAATTAAAGGACAACCTTCCAATTTCCTAAAAAAACAACCttccaataaaaaaaacacaaaaatgaaaacctaaattgttttttttttttggtaagcaAAGAAGGCTCAAGGCCCGAACaagggaaaagaaaaagagaacaaGAAACTCCtagcaaaaagaaaattaaattcgGACAACCCGACTGAGTAAAGTCCCCCTAGCGTCAGCGGAGAGGATCCCTGGAGGCCTGTAGGAGGCGCATCAAACACTTGATGATCCAACGGACAAAAACCTGTGAAGTTCGTCAGCCAATCAGTGGCACGGTTGCCTTCTCTATAAACATGAACAAAATTAACGATCCAATCCAACTTTTGGAGCTTCTGACAACGGGTAATTAGCCAACCATAAGGGTGATGTGGCTCTAGCACTTGATGAAGAAGATGTAACGCGGTTTGAGAGTCCAGTTCGAAAAAAACTCGTCTGAAGCCCATTTTCCAAGCCAAGTATAAGCCGTAATACAATCCCCAAACTTCCGCAAGCATCACCGTACAGCACCCAATATTCACACCAAAGCCTCCTAACCACTCTCCCCTATCATCACGGATTAAGCCCCCCGCTGCAGCAGCTCCCGGGTTGCCCTTACAGGATCCATCTGTATTGATTTTAATCCACCCCTTTCCAGGCGGTTACCACCTAATCCAGAGGCAACGACTAATCCCTTTTTTACGATCCAAACCAGAAAGGCGGACCTGCTGATACTCGGAGACTAAATTTTTCACGAACTCAGTTCGATTAGCCGGAGGCGGAGTTCCAGTGAGACTTGGTTATTCTGACAGCGCCAATTCCACCACATTTCGAAAGAAAACAGCGAAGACCAGTGATACCCTTGCACGGTAGAGTAGTTGCCAAGGTTAGTCCAAATCCAATCAGAGAGATTGGCATGGAAGAAGGCGGGTTGAAGTCTACGAGAAAAAAACCTAAATTGTTTAAATACAATGTATAGCATtaagaaaaatgaataaatgTCAATACTTAAAAAAATGGCAGGCAGTATGATTTTAAAGAATAAATTAGTTTTTCTTACCTATAaaaatcaaaatagaaaattaaaaatgttttaaaaaGGTGATATGTTGGATTGGAAAAATGGaaatataagaaataaaaatgttttagaAAGGGATATGGAGGATATGGATGTTGGGTAAAAActttaaagaataaattcaaaTATCAATCTCTTTCAAAATGCCTTTATCATTTATCAAACCAATGCTTACCAAAGAAAATAGATATATAACAATCTCAATGTTTGTTCCACTTGAAATAAACTAGTTGAACTTTTTTGCTTTTTCACATAAGATATCTAGTTTTGGAATTAATTACTTTTGTAGTTCAAAAATATACAAACTAATATTTCAAGGCTCATTAAAGGGATTTAAATCACTATTCCCCTACACATCTAGGGGTGCAACCGAGCCGAACCCTAGGTAGGCTCGGTATTGGCTCGTTATTATCTCGAGCCGAGTCTTCTCAAATCGAGCTTTGACGAGTTTTgtccgagccgagctttgatcgaatctggccgagctttgaccgagtcgagcttttatcgagcttctaacaagctttaaccaaattcatcatacatgcatagaataagtagcataaaaaaatagaaaagccttataacatacttcatatgagtttaaaatatttataaagaaaaacaatcatgttattGTCGAGATTCCAGAACAGTATATGATACTTGTGATCAGAAAAACACAAACTCggagaaaaatttcaaacaatgacatatattaaactttgtaatgtattttattccttatcaaaacctaattgtcTCGCAAAAGACTCAAATGTCTAaacttttttttgtcattttttgtatgggttaaatcttatttgagttgtgaattgtgatgaaaactaataataaccaatgaaatatatatatatatatatatatatatatataaatgaaatataaatagtaattaaaaataatcgagcctgctcgcgagctttcgaaccGAACCTGAGGAAGCTCGGACTTAGCTCGTTAGTGCTCGAGTCGATCCCGAACTCGAGTCGAGCcctatcgagccgagctttgatcgaACTTTTATCGAACCGAGCTCGAATAGTTTGCGAACTACCAATGCTCGTTTGCACCCTATACACATCTATAAAGTATATTGTAAACTTACAAATTTCATGAAcaatttaaatattagttataaaatccatatataaattataaacctCTAAATAATTGCTACTATATTGTGTGAACTGGCAAAAATTAACATGATTCATTAAAAGATAGAAACACTTTTTTCCCCGCAATAACAAATTTCTGAGTATCTTAGACTCTACTCATGGGTTCAGTGCTTTTTCCCTCTTCCAAATTCATATTCCCTAAGAAATCAGATGCTAGCTTTGATAGAATTTCCACAAACACTTGTACGGTTATTTATCATCTGTCTAGCAAACAGATAAatgcaatgttatcagaaccggacaggacatcaaaccggattggtaattgggtcacgggtcacttggtcggaccggatggctcggattgaTCGAActggatgacgtaataaataaataaataatatttacatatattaaatatatataactaatttaaaattaattttatacattatatatatccaaaataaattataaacaacatttggtttgttatttttttttttattaatttgagtcttaaatatatgacaaataaattaagttcagaataaattcaaatatatcaacgtattctatgtcatgagatctttttaaaaatatattataaactcaaaacggacaagtgatgaatgagaagttgatgctcaaagtgaacAACTTAAAATGGTTTGGAAGAAGTTAAAAGGAAATTAAGCATTCAcatcccacataggaaagaaaggagaaagttaactagtttataactaaatgatatttacaagcctttaactaattactagggaaaaGACTCTCTCACGCGCAGGGGAGTGCAATCGATTAACTGTTACATTTAATTTTTAAGCCTGCCTAAATTTTTTTGCACCCGCCCACCTAAAATTTCTCCAGCCCGCCTCATTTTTCCCAGCAAATGTTGAGACCCAGGGTCACACCGGTTCCCTGGCGGATCGCCGGGTTCCGATTCAATCCCAGGTCTCTCCGGTTTTTCCATCATGCAAATACCCGGGCAGGCTCGGACCAGCTTCCTCTCCGGTTCCCAGTTCAACCGGTCGGACTGGCCGGTATGGTCCGAGCCTGACAACATTGGATAAATGAAACAAaagagattaaaaaaaatatatatagcaaGATAGCACATCATGCTAATTTAGCGCTGAAAATAGCTCTTTTGCTCAAAAATGCAGTCTTGTGATAACTAAAGATGAACTAATGAGACTATTAATAAggttttattttcaatttatcACAGGATCCAGAATAAACTTGATACAggaaaacctctatataggaatacgtttgggaccggacaatttgtataacaattgggaggttattcttatatagagtttggtacccaaaaaaaaatcaacacttaaagtttataaatttaatgtttagcatatcaagtctacgagttttatttccaatacctaaagaattggaagagttttgagtttagtttccaatacataaagaaaagagttttatgggaaaatggtaaaaatttatagttaaagttggaatttgtgtgccaactcatatttaatctcaataatttttaatttttttaataaattttgtttaaatccttaatgcatatatacattatttacataattattcctatatagaggtatagtttctaaaggtgtgacttggattatgtataacaattaacatttgggaggttattcttatttataaccggcccaagttgggaccgaaattttttataacaaattggaggttattcttatatagagtattcctatatagaggttttactgtatatatacaaaaaaaaaaggtttaataCATACATAACTATACCAAAGTAACAACAATGACATGTTTAAAATGGAAGAGAAGAGTGCATGTTTTTGTCACTTacaattttaatgtaaattaaATAAG is drawn from Euphorbia lathyris chromosome 9, ddEupLath1.1, whole genome shotgun sequence and contains these coding sequences:
- the LOC136207039 gene encoding uncharacterized protein; the protein is MGREVSESCIDGLLTEMVSSYCNRFDANKPELAGRRIEAIGYQVGHQLAERYTMERPRFSDHLEAIKFICKDFWSELFKKQIDNLKTNHRGTFVLQDNKFRWLARMSVDPSIEDIGVSQDPSAIGESKAAQAMSMHLYFPCGIIRGALSNLGIPCAVSADISNLPACSFVVRIKA